The DNA sequence ATGTTTGGCACGGATGTTTATCTGTTATGTACAAGATAGTTCGTTTGAGCAAATCTGGGATGCATGATGAATTGCTCAAAAATGTCAATATAGCAAGGTGAAACAGACCTTTTCATATTTAGTTTTGCATTATCatgttaattttttgaaaacatattAGTGCTCACTTTATCTGGTTAACATGACAGTTTTTTGGCTGGAGTATTCACTCAAAAGGATCAGCACATGTTAATGTTAGCGTTACAAATTGCTGAGATAATCATTCAAAAATTTTCAGATGATTTCTTAATGTTGTTTCTAAAGGAAGGTGTCTATTTTGCCATTGATTCACTACTAAAACCAGAAAAAAGAACTACAAAGTTGATGTACCCGGTGAATTGTGGCATTCAACCGGACTTTAGTCAAAAATCTTCCTCAAGACAGGCCATCAAATGCTTATGTTATGCATTTTCAAGTGGCCAATCTTCTACGTCATCAGAAGTCAGAAAATGCAAGCTTGACGAATACTCTGCTTTTGATCTTGCAGAGCACATAAAGACAACTTACTTCGTTCGGGAATTATTTCATTCTCAGACTGATGCTTTACAGAATCTCACAGCACTATCTAATGACTTGTTAAGCATGTCTACGGATAATTGTGCTCTTTCTGTGCATGAGGAGAAGACCAAGAGTATATTGTATCAAATTATGGGCAAGATTACTGGAAAGGAACAAGTTTCTACTTTTGAATTTATTGAAAGTGGAGTCCTGAAATCACTTGCTGATTATTTATCTCAGGGTCGGTACATGAGGAACAACAATATGGGAATACATGATGTTTGCAAAGATAATGCAGTCATAGAGAAACGGTTTGAGACTTTGGCTAGTGTGTGCTTGTTTGCCTCTCAGCCTTTCTCCTGTGAAAAAACTCTTTCTCTGTTAATAAGGAACTTGCACACTGCACTGAGTTCATTGGAAACTTTCCCTGTTATTCCGAGCACTGGACTTAAAATGAGAGGTTCATATGTCACTGTTCCTAAAGGGCGTCCCGTTCCTTACCCTAGTCTGTACGTAAATTTTGTCAAGGCTGAGGGAGAGAAATTCCGGAATGATTATTTTAGTGGTGTTGGGATTATTTATACTGTTGACCCTTTTTCTTCTCTGCAATCAATTGAAGGATTTTTATGGCCAAAGCTCAGTTCAGAAAGCATAGGATATGATGGATCATCATCCATCCTTGCACCCGAAAGTCCTCCTCCTCAATCACCGTTAAGTTCAAGTACAGTCCCGGTTGAAATTCCTACTGACATGATGACGGATCCTCCTGAAACACAGGTAATATTTGTAACTATGTTTTTGCTGCATATTTCTTGTTATTTGTATGAAACAGGCTTTTCACTACTCTGCATAATTTTGTTCTTGGCTTTTACGGTTGAcctattttctaaaattatcattttacatcttttaactttttattcgGTCAAGATTATTTGTTTTCGTATAATTTTCTATTACTTTGTTGTGATATTAATACTTCCATTCCTGGTTGTGAAATTAATACTTCCATTTTTGGTATTCTTTTATTATACTTGCAGTTGTGTTGTCACTATTGTATctcatttgaaaaaatatattttactaattttattaatttatatgttatatattgataaaaaatatagtatgCACTTTGGAATGTATGCATTTTAACATTTTTGGTGTTCTTTCTATCAGGATTATGCTGAGGAACTGCAGATGAATGTAGGATCAAGCCCAGAACAAGAAAACTGTGATTCTGCAACTTGTAGCAATGAAGCTACTCAAAAGCTTGTCTTTTACTATGAAGGACAACGTATGGATCATAAATCCACTCTATATCAGGAAATTCTACGCCATGCATTAGGACAAAATGATCCTCTTTCTAGCATAAAACTATGGAGTAAATctcataaaataacatttagaAGGGCTGTAGAAAATGAGGACATAATACCTCCGCAATGTCACTCTTCGCCTCAGGATTCCTCTGATGATAAAGTTTTAGCATACTACGAGCGTACTCCTTTTTTCTCAGATTTGCTCTCTGATGAACTTGTTCCTGATCTGGAGAAGCCAAGCCCAACTTAcgatattttatttcttcttaaaAGCTTAGAAAACATGAACAGAATTATACTTCACCTTATGTCTCGTGAAAGAATTTATGCTTTTGCCAAAGGGAAAGTTGGAGACCTGGATAGCCTAAAAATAAAAGTTCCTTGTATTCCACAAAATGAGTTTGTAAGCACTAAGCTGACTGAGAAGCTAGAGCAGCAGATGAGGGACCCTTTGACGGTTTCCATTGGTGCTATGCCATCGTGGTGCAATCAATTAATGGCTTCATGTCCTTTCTTATTTGGTTTTGAGACAAGATGCAAGTACTTCAAATTGGAAGCACTTAATCAGTCACAAGCTCAACCTGGCTGGTCTCACAACAGATCAGGATCAACGAGTGATATGCGAGTGAGCCAAGGTGAATTACCCAGAAAGAGATTTTCAGTTCATCGCAACCGGATTTTGAAATCTGCTGCAAAAATGATGGAGCTGCATGCTAATAATAAATCTGTTCTTGTGGTGGATTATTATGGAGAAGTTGGAAGTGGTCTTGGACCAACTTTGGAATTTTATACCTTGGCGTGTCATGAGTTCCAGAAACCTGGCTTGGGCATGTGGAGAGAAGAGGGAAACTTGCAGGGTGAGGAAACGAGAATTCGTTCTTTTCATGGTCTCTTTCCACGGCCATGGTTGCGAGATACATCTGGAGGCATACACTTCTCTGAAGTAGAAAAGAAATTTTTCCTTCTTGGCCAAGTTGTTGGTAAAGCACTTCATGATGGAAGGATCTTAGATTTCCACTTTTCTAACGCTTTTTATAAACTTATTCTTGGAAAGGTAATCAATTGATATGTCCACAACCCTTTAAcattgttcaaaatttataatggTGACTGAATTTCTCTGTTTGCTACCATGTCTGTTTAGGAACTCTCTCTATACGACATACGATCATTTGATCCTGAGCTCTATGTGGTGCTGCAAGAGTTTCAGGCGCTAGTTTTGAGGAAAAAATATATGGGATCTATCAATGAAGGGAATTCTGATAGATTAAGCTTTCGAGATCAGAGGTTTGAAGATCTTTGTCTAGATTTCACTCTTCCTGGGTACCCTGATATTGTTCTCGCTTCAGGGACCGATCATTCAATGGTAAGTCATCGCTCGTTGTTTTTGtcattcaattttcattttaatcacCCTTTCAATGGCTGAATATAAACTTTACATGTTCATCCTTTTTTGTAGGTAAATATCAGAAACCTAGAGGATTATGTTTCACTAATCGTCGATGCAACTGTGAAGTCTGGAATCTCAAGACAAGTGAAAGCTTTTGAATCTGGATTTAACCAGGTCTCTTACTTTGTCTTAATAATTCTACTATAGTTTGATCATGTTCAGATGCCTATTTAAGTTATTCAGAAAGTGGATGAAGGcttttaatatttacaataacGCTAATGAATTTCTTCTGTATTTTCACTGTGATTCTGATTTTTTTACTCGTTTTCTATTTAAGGTTTTTTCCATTGAACATATTCGGATCTTCAATGAAGAAGAACTTGAGCGCATGTTTTGTGGAGAGTCTGACTCTTGGGCTGTAAGTACAGTTTCATTCATTAAACTGTTTTTGTAAATATGTCCTTCTCTTCCCAACAAAAGAGAAGAATAACAACTAATAATACCATTGGCTTGTTAAAACAGATCAACGACCTTGAACAACACATTATATTTCATCATGGGTACACTGCTAGCAGTCCTCCCATTGTTAATGTAAGCATTCACGTACATTTACATACTTTTGATCACACTTTCACTAAACATGTTTAGTTTCTTTAACCTGAatctcataaatttattatccaTGGACTCAGTTTTTGGAGATTCTCCGAGAGTTTGATCATGAACAGAAACGAGCATTTCTCCAGTTTGTGACTGGGGCACCTCGACTTCCACCAGGAGGGTTGGCATCTCTCACTCCGATGTTAACTATTGTCCGAAAGGTTCATAGATTgcacattttatattttcagaGTAGCTTTTCATATTTGGTAATAACATGTTTTTTGTGTTGTCTATCTACTAATAATGTTCTTGTTTTTAACAGCATTGTGACCATGCAGACACAGACCTACCAAGTGTCATGACTTGTGTTAATTATCTGAAGCTACCTCCTTATTCATCAAAAGTAACTATCACTCACtggtttatactattttaattttagaaactggTTTCTTTTGAGcctaatttaattattcttcGGCACTGTGTTGAATTTCAGGAAATAATGAAAGAGAAGTTGTTATGTGCCATTACAGAGGGTCAAGGATCTTTCTATCTTTCGTGATTCCACTCTCTTCACTGGTCGGTTTTTGAGTTATGAACATGCAGTTATAGGGTAATGGTGATAGTGAGTTTCTGCAGAAGTTTGAAATGAATAAACTGTTTTCACTGACTACAATTCTTGGTGGGAGTATAGCATGCTGGTTTGGTTTTACACTTGATGGATTAGTATCAATTTGTACAGTAATTTGCTTAATTTTTGCTGAGGGCACTAATTCAAGGGTTATTTGCTTAATTTCGATGTACagtttttgtatatatatacacgaaccttaatatttatatttatatatatgaacCTTGATCATTTATATTAAGCCACTTTGAATGTTAAGTTATTAATCATTAGGGTAACGATTGTCTCCACTCAAAATCTCCTTCTCACCCATCATCATCCAAACACAACCcaaaaaatgaaaggaaaagatttattttcttaacattaaccattttaatcaaACCATAAATAACTATTTCGTTCAAACTCGTACACAGTGAATTGATTATCACCTACCACtttgtaaaatataaagtttCCAGCAGCTACCTCAGTAATAAATAGGAAATATCTAAAgcaaacagaaaaaaataaaattatatatatatatatatatatatatatatatatatataaatataaagtattCAATTTGGTTTGGCTTGAAAAACATGAactgaattaaataatttgtatattttgatttaaatccgctcttgttaaaatatactaataaaaatattagtaaaattataataaatatgttgaataaaaaataaaaaaaataatatatttttgtactctaaaacaaataaatacaaagtAAAAGTTTAAGATCAACttaaagaatataaaagtaGGATCAATTGTCAAATCAACTTTTAAATGTCTATATAGTTTAGAGAATAAAATATCTATCACTTAAACtttaattgcaaaaatttctttcatttctttttgcAAAAGAAACATATTCTGATCGCTTAAAACTTAAGGAGATTTGTCATGGGAACAATGAAGAAGAATCAAGACGATCACAAATCAAATATGTTAAGTGAACCAAACAACTTTacaaggatatatatatatatatatatatatatatatatatatatatatatatatatatatatatatatatatatatatatatatatatatatatatatatattttgaaggtAATTGTGATTCAATTTGTTTTGGATATCAGTTCTGAAAATTCAAACACCAAATCTGATTGAGGCACCTGGTtctcagaagaaaaaaaatccaaaacgatccaaaaaagttttgattttttttttattatcagttatttagatcaattttagttttttattgtttcCGTTATGAACACTCCtaggaataaaaatattgaCTATAACACAACAAACTTGTTTAATATTAGGAGTTGTAAACTGAACTATTGAATAAGTAGTTTTGGTCCGGACAAACTGATCTTTTATGATTACAggtgtttgaatttttttattttaatatatattttaaaagcatacttaattatataaatacttttaaacgtctaattaatttcttaaataaattaaaaaaattatatttacatattaaattattttagtataattaataattaaaatttattttataaatattaatgatttaaattacaatattatatatatatatatatataaaataatattaaaagaaatattaatctttcaaattattttgattttaagttttaattaaagtgggctttaaattttttgaggtagtaaattaaacttaaataggattgaatattttgaacatgaaattaaatctttaaagtatggtttaatatttttaactagtaattaaaagtataaagtACGGTTTAATATTCTAATGTAAAGAATAAAATGACCAGAAAATAGgttctattattttgaaatagggatttaaaatgtaaaaaggTACAATATTTAGAACTTCAGGTTAAGATTTTAAAGTAGCataaaaacattcaaaatattgatgaaaatgttaaattagggtttaatattttataaatgagatttaatttttttattaggatTTAATAGCTTAGACTAGTTATTAGAATCGTAAAGCagtgtttaataatttaaaatgtgaattaaaaaattaagataggGTTTAATAGTTCCAATTAAGCCATAAAATTACCAGAAAGTaggtttgaaattttttatatacggattaaaaattaaaatagagttTACTATTTAAACTTGTGATTAAGGTCTGGAAATCggatttaatatttcaaattagtaattaaaattttaagaaatagtgattaaaattttgaagtaggctataatatttgaaactagtaattaaactttaaactatggtttacattttaaattgggtatttaaaatttaaagtagtgtttgttatttttaatttgtgattaaaattttatatgtgAACCTGGTCTTAGtccattctttttttttctttcacctttcctttttcttttcttcttcttaaggCAAGATTTGTTGTATATACAtacttctctttccttttcttttattttttcctttctagCTCTTTCAGCTCTCTTCAATTTTGACTTCAATCCTCATTTTTGTCATTATTAGATCCTATTTTGTATACCATAGCAAGCTAAGGATCACGAGTACTTGattgatttttgaaataaagtaagtttacttttattttgaaatatttgtatgttcacaatttttttagttttagtagtcgaatttttttatgttttcaactaattttctaaatttcttttaattggtgtttttggttgtttttgaAGTTAGAAGCTTGTTACTGTTTGATTTTTGGAGTTCTAGTTACTTGTG is a window from the Vigna unguiculata cultivar IT97K-499-35 chromosome 7, ASM411807v1, whole genome shotgun sequence genome containing:
- the LOC114190912 gene encoding E3 ubiquitin-protein ligase UPL4-like, yielding MVNLCKKLTSESLSSFMEAAPILCNLLGYEDHQLVENACNCLIKIVDSVYQSSELLDELCKHGLIQHVTLLLSSNGQTTLSEPTYYGLIGLLVKLSSGSFVAFRKLYELNISSTLRDILSTFELTNGVSMSQQMGGNCCWVYEVLKLLNELLPDRTKDQNDQLVVDKESFLDNHSDLLQRLGIDVFPMLIKMFNCSASLYVWHGCLSVMYKIVRLSKSGMHDELLKNVNIASFLAGVFTQKDQHMLMLALQIAEIIIQKFSDDFLMLFLKEGVYFAIDSLLKPEKRTTKLMYPVNCGIQPDFSQKSSSRQAIKCLCYAFSSGQSSTSSEVRKCKLDEYSAFDLAEHIKTTYFVRELFHSQTDALQNLTALSNDLLSMSTDNCALSVHEEKTKSILYQIMGKITGKEQVSTFEFIESGVLKSLADYLSQGRYMRNNNMGIHDVCKDNAVIEKRFETLASVCLFASQPFSCEKTLSLLIRNLHTALSSLETFPVIPSTGLKMRGSYVTVPKGRPVPYPSLYVNFVKAEGEKFRNDYFSGVGIIYTVDPFSSLQSIEGFLWPKLSSESIGYDGSSSILAPESPPPQSPLSSSTVPVEIPTDMMTDPPETQDYAEELQMNVGSSPEQENCDSATCSNEATQKLVFYYEGQRMDHKSTLYQEILRHALGQNDPLSSIKLWSKSHKITFRRAVENEDIIPPQCHSSPQDSSDDKVLAYYERTPFFSDLLSDELVPDLEKPSPTYDILFLLKSLENMNRIILHLMSRERIYAFAKGKVGDLDSLKIKVPCIPQNEFVSTKLTEKLEQQMRDPLTVSIGAMPSWCNQLMASCPFLFGFETRCKYFKLEALNQSQAQPGWSHNRSGSTSDMRVSQGELPRKRFSVHRNRILKSAAKMMELHANNKSVLVVDYYGEVGSGLGPTLEFYTLACHEFQKPGLGMWREEGNLQGEETRIRSFHGLFPRPWLRDTSGGIHFSEVEKKFFLLGQVVGKALHDGRILDFHFSNAFYKLILGKELSLYDIRSFDPELYVVLQEFQALVLRKKYMGSINEGNSDRLSFRDQRFEDLCLDFTLPGYPDIVLASGTDHSMVNIRNLEDYVSLIVDATVKSGISRQVKAFESGFNQVFSIEHIRIFNEEELERMFCGESDSWAINDLEQHIIFHHGYTASSPPIVNFLEILREFDHEQKRAFLQFVTGAPRLPPGGLASLTPMLTIVRKHCDHADTDLPSVMTCVNYLKLPPYSSKEIMKEKLLCAITEGQGSFYLS